The proteins below are encoded in one region of Planctopirus limnophila DSM 3776:
- a CDS encoding RNA polymerase sigma factor, which translates to MVDELELLQLVELAQSGDRQAFGVLARQFESTIFAIALRRLRNRTEAAELTQDVLVQAMRKLPQLREPERFAGWLRRITVRMAINRVVRRPKETISSPEIFGNIRGEGRSPLEHVLKGEAAGEVKAGLRKLRALDRATLLAFYFEGQSLIEMSQQFQSPVGTIKRRLHTARNRLKDVLTHLQPA; encoded by the coding sequence ATGGTTGATGAATTGGAATTGTTGCAGTTAGTGGAATTGGCTCAATCAGGTGACCGGCAGGCTTTCGGTGTGCTCGCCCGGCAGTTCGAATCGACGATTTTCGCGATTGCTTTGCGGCGATTGCGAAATCGGACTGAAGCTGCCGAGCTGACACAGGATGTCCTGGTTCAGGCCATGCGGAAGCTGCCTCAGTTGCGGGAACCAGAACGGTTTGCCGGCTGGTTGCGGCGAATCACCGTGCGGATGGCCATCAACCGGGTAGTCCGTCGCCCGAAGGAAACGATCAGCAGCCCCGAAATCTTCGGAAACATCCGGGGCGAAGGTCGGTCTCCGCTGGAGCATGTTTTGAAGGGTGAAGCGGCGGGAGAGGTGAAGGCTGGGCTGCGAAAGCTGCGGGCATTGGATCGAGCCACGTTGTTGGCCTTTTACTTTGAAGGTCAATCACTGATCGAAATGAGCCAGCAGTTCCAGAGTCCGGTCGGCACTATCAAGCGCAGGCTCCACACAGCTCGTAACCGATTGAAGGATGTGCTCACACATCTTCAGCCGGCTTAA
- a CDS encoding sigma-54-dependent transcriptional regulator: MKYTRSVLIVEDEEIIRTSLLEFLTDEGYQAMAAPNVATALKLAREREFQVAVCDVQLPDGDGLALLRKLQQITPGVSGLIITAYATVENAVEAFKSGAFDYLVKPVIFDDLANKLARLFQYRDLYLENQILRRELARRDDGDEIVGSSTILREVQDSARKVALANANVLLVGESGTGKELFARMIHKWGPKKDERFLAIHCGMRPIEMLESQLFGAAAGTIPGSGEQSGAFRSAESGTVYLDEITLLPLAMQAKLVRAMEYSEVLPLGSADAAKIHCRIIASSSRDLAQEIAEGRFQDDLFYRLDGVKLLIPPLRDRLDDIPELVDFFIARHSKVMNRRVTSATSETIRLLLTANWKGNVRQLDNAIQRAVMLCDSTQITPKDLPPDLVGISQPLPDTDDLRTAIRHYEKMHILRVLKLCPDKREAAKRLKLGLSSLYRKIEELGIDL, from the coding sequence ATGAAATACACCCGCAGTGTGCTGATCGTTGAAGACGAAGAGATCATCCGGACATCGCTGCTGGAGTTTCTGACGGATGAAGGCTATCAGGCCATGGCGGCCCCCAATGTGGCCACGGCTTTGAAGCTGGCTCGAGAACGTGAGTTTCAAGTTGCGGTCTGTGATGTTCAGCTCCCGGATGGTGATGGTCTGGCGCTGCTCCGCAAGCTGCAGCAGATTACGCCCGGAGTTTCCGGCTTGATCATCACGGCCTACGCCACAGTCGAGAATGCGGTCGAAGCGTTTAAGTCCGGGGCTTTTGATTATCTCGTCAAGCCGGTGATCTTCGATGATCTCGCCAATAAGCTGGCCAGACTGTTTCAATACCGCGATCTGTATCTCGAAAACCAGATCCTAAGGCGCGAGTTAGCCCGCCGGGATGATGGCGATGAGATTGTCGGTTCCAGCACGATTCTGCGCGAAGTTCAGGATTCTGCCCGAAAAGTGGCTTTAGCCAATGCCAATGTGCTGCTGGTGGGTGAATCCGGTACCGGGAAAGAACTATTTGCCCGCATGATCCATAAGTGGGGGCCCAAAAAAGACGAGCGGTTTCTGGCGATTCATTGCGGTATGCGCCCGATTGAAATGCTTGAGAGCCAGCTCTTTGGAGCAGCGGCGGGAACAATTCCAGGGAGTGGTGAACAATCGGGAGCGTTTCGGTCTGCGGAGAGCGGCACTGTCTACCTGGATGAAATCACTCTGCTGCCACTAGCCATGCAGGCCAAACTCGTGCGAGCTATGGAATACAGTGAGGTACTCCCGTTAGGAAGCGCTGATGCCGCCAAAATTCACTGCCGTATCATCGCGTCGTCGTCGCGCGACCTGGCACAGGAGATTGCTGAAGGACGCTTTCAGGACGATCTGTTCTACCGGCTGGACGGAGTGAAGTTGCTTATTCCTCCACTTCGAGACCGGCTCGACGATATCCCGGAACTGGTCGATTTTTTTATCGCCCGCCACAGCAAAGTGATGAATCGCCGCGTGACCAGTGCCACCAGTGAAACGATCCGCCTGTTGCTGACTGCGAACTGGAAAGGGAATGTCCGGCAGCTCGATAATGCCATTCAACGGGCGGTTATGCTCTGTGATTCAACGCAGATTACGCCCAAAGACCTGCCACCAGATCTCGTGGGAATCTCTCAACCACTGCCTGATACCGATGATCTGCGAACAGCGATTCGTCACTACGAGAAGATGCATATTCTTCGAGTTCTAAAGCTTTGCCCCGACAAACGAGAAGCGGCAAAACGACTCAAACTGGGCCTGTCGAGCCTCTACCGAAAGATCGAAGAACTCGGGATTGATCTGTAA
- a CDS encoding aldose 1-epimerase yields MTNLIQLIDQQTGAKATILPDLGFNCFQFTAVIDGQPVEVLDAPADFALGTAKPSSGGIPILFPFPNRIRSGHFRWAGQDYQLPLNSQGKNAIHGFVYDRPWRVTAHGNDFVTGEFQLSVDAPDRMSLWPGDFLLCVDYELIHNRLRANFRITNVGSRPIPWGLGTHPYFRLPLSARGRWEDCVIELPVTQQFELVESLPTGKIDAIQNELDFQSGEYVSTLKLDDIFTSLDYDGPQFDMTLIDEAAGLQVVQTCPPIFRDVVVYTPAGRPSICIEPYTCPTDAINLESQGLSAGLRVLAPDAEFHTWVDISVSKVIA; encoded by the coding sequence ATGACAAATTTAATCCAACTCATTGATCAGCAGACGGGTGCCAAGGCCACCATTCTTCCCGACCTGGGGTTCAACTGCTTCCAATTCACAGCCGTGATTGACGGGCAGCCGGTGGAAGTGCTGGATGCACCGGCAGATTTTGCCTTGGGGACTGCGAAACCTTCCAGCGGTGGGATTCCGATCCTTTTTCCATTCCCGAATCGAATTCGCAGTGGTCACTTCCGCTGGGCAGGCCAGGATTATCAGCTCCCTCTGAACTCGCAGGGAAAGAATGCCATCCACGGATTTGTTTACGACCGTCCTTGGCGTGTGACGGCTCATGGGAATGATTTTGTGACCGGCGAATTCCAGTTAAGTGTCGATGCTCCTGATCGCATGAGCCTCTGGCCGGGTGATTTCCTGCTGTGCGTCGATTACGAACTCATTCATAACCGGCTGCGTGCGAATTTCCGGATTACCAATGTTGGTTCCAGACCCATCCCGTGGGGCTTGGGAACGCATCCTTACTTTCGCCTGCCACTTTCTGCCCGGGGTCGGTGGGAAGACTGCGTGATTGAACTCCCTGTCACTCAGCAGTTTGAACTGGTGGAGAGTCTGCCCACAGGGAAGATCGACGCCATTCAGAACGAGCTGGACTTCCAAAGTGGTGAATATGTCTCGACTTTGAAGCTCGACGACATTTTCACTTCGCTCGATTATGACGGCCCGCAGTTCGATATGACGCTCATTGACGAAGCTGCCGGCCTGCAAGTGGTGCAGACCTGCCCACCGATCTTTCGCGATGTGGTGGTCTATACTCCAGCAGGGCGACCTTCAATCTGTATAGAACCTTATACCTGCCCCACTGATGCCATTAATCTGGAGAGTCAGGGGTTATCAGCCGGTCTACGAGTTCTGGCTCCAGATGCTGAATTTCATACATGGGTTGATATCAGCGTCTCCAAAGTGATTGCTTAA
- a CDS encoding sulfatase family protein → MMDQIFPHRGCQIREGSPEKPESIFGRLWLVLAGFACLTAAPVLGADPQAASRPNFVFAFADDWGRIASIYQETGQGKDPIALHQFVKTPAFDEVARNGVLFTHAFVNAPSCTPCRSSLLSGQHFWRTGMGAILVGAQWDDAIPAWPLLLNEAGYHIGKSYKVWSPGTPADAPYGGRRFAYEQRGRRINNFSETATKLVSEGSTIEAAREELLAETSGNFDDFLKARPEGRPFCYWYGPTNVHRLWVRGSGQALWGINPDSLKGQLPPFFPDVPEVREDVADYLGEIEAFDAQVAVLIQQLKDKGLWENTVFIISGDHGPPGFPYGKCNLYDFGTRVPLAMCGPGIKRLALAKPDATAEPRVVHDLVSLPDLAPTILQMAGVPVPEVMTAKSLLPILQSDAAGHVDPRRSHVLIGRERHVQNARAGRLPYPQRAIRTPEHLLVVNYHPERSPMGDGAPTPPAGWDFNVLAENTRATFADMDAGITKAWIVMNPSSAGLAYTLSFNQRPEVELYDLKNDPHQMVNLAIGASAEDPQVKATIRELRERMEQELISTGDPRLTGTKDKFDKPPFTNEGR, encoded by the coding sequence ATGATGGATCAGATTTTTCCCCATCGTGGTTGCCAGATTCGAGAGGGCAGTCCCGAGAAACCGGAATCAATTTTCGGAAGGTTATGGCTGGTGCTGGCTGGCTTCGCCTGTTTGACAGCTGCTCCAGTTCTGGGGGCTGATCCACAAGCTGCCAGCCGGCCCAATTTTGTCTTTGCTTTCGCCGATGATTGGGGCCGGATTGCGTCGATTTATCAGGAAACTGGTCAAGGGAAAGATCCCATTGCGCTGCATCAATTTGTCAAAACACCAGCGTTTGACGAAGTGGCTCGAAATGGTGTGCTCTTTACGCATGCCTTTGTGAATGCCCCTTCGTGTACTCCTTGCCGGAGTTCGTTGCTTTCTGGACAGCATTTCTGGCGAACGGGAATGGGTGCCATTCTGGTGGGTGCTCAGTGGGATGATGCCATCCCTGCCTGGCCGCTGCTGTTGAACGAAGCGGGCTATCATATTGGAAAATCGTACAAAGTCTGGAGTCCGGGGACTCCGGCCGATGCTCCATATGGAGGACGCCGCTTCGCTTATGAACAGCGTGGGCGGAGAATCAACAATTTCTCTGAAACAGCCACCAAACTGGTGAGTGAGGGTTCTACCATCGAAGCGGCCCGCGAGGAGTTGCTGGCGGAAACTTCGGGGAACTTCGACGATTTTCTCAAAGCCCGGCCGGAAGGTCGGCCCTTCTGTTACTGGTATGGCCCGACCAATGTCCACAGGCTCTGGGTGCGTGGCTCGGGCCAAGCTCTGTGGGGGATCAACCCTGATTCTCTCAAGGGGCAACTCCCTCCATTTTTCCCGGATGTTCCCGAAGTTCGTGAGGATGTAGCCGACTATCTGGGTGAGATCGAGGCCTTCGATGCCCAGGTGGCAGTCTTGATTCAGCAACTCAAGGATAAGGGGCTGTGGGAAAATACCGTCTTCATTATCAGCGGCGATCACGGCCCCCCCGGCTTTCCCTATGGAAAGTGCAACCTCTACGATTTTGGTACGCGGGTTCCTCTGGCGATGTGCGGCCCTGGTATCAAAAGGTTGGCCTTGGCAAAGCCAGATGCAACTGCTGAACCGAGAGTTGTTCACGATCTGGTTTCACTCCCGGATCTGGCACCTACGATTTTGCAGATGGCGGGTGTCCCTGTCCCTGAAGTGATGACTGCCAAAAGTCTGCTCCCCATTCTGCAGTCGGATGCTGCCGGGCATGTTGATCCTCGGCGGTCGCATGTGCTGATTGGTCGTGAGCGGCATGTGCAGAATGCCCGTGCGGGACGATTGCCTTATCCGCAAAGAGCAATACGCACGCCGGAGCATCTACTGGTAGTAAACTATCATCCCGAGCGTTCACCCATGGGCGATGGCGCACCGACTCCACCAGCAGGATGGGATTTCAATGTTCTGGCCGAAAACACACGCGCGACGTTTGCGGATATGGATGCGGGGATTACGAAAGCGTGGATCGTGATGAATCCCTCTTCGGCAGGTCTGGCTTATACTCTTTCGTTTAACCAGCGGCCAGAAGTCGAACTTTACGACTTGAAAAACGATCCGCATCAGATGGTAAATCTGGCCATCGGTGCCAGTGCAGAGGATCCTCAAGTGAAGGCGACCATTCGAGAGTTGCGAGAACGCATGGAGCAGGAATTGATTTCGACCGGTGATCCACGTCTGACGGGGACGAAAGACAAGTTTGATAAGCCGCCATTTACGAATGAAGGTCGCTAA
- a CDS encoding MarR family winged helix-turn-helix transcriptional regulator has protein sequence MKTARDQLPMVLRAAYLALHRQSDHRFAEYGVTADQFVLLATLHRGEALTQRELARRMPSDPSTVRAMLVLLEKQGLIQRKTHPTDARARTVALTPQGEKLFQKLWQAGEPIRKQIQNSLPPGTIQDLVRLLQCVATGLNTDLHTDLETVT, from the coding sequence ATGAAGACCGCCAGAGACCAGCTGCCTATGGTGCTGCGTGCCGCTTATCTGGCACTCCATCGGCAATCAGATCATCGCTTTGCCGAATATGGTGTCACAGCCGATCAGTTTGTCCTCCTCGCCACATTGCATCGCGGCGAAGCTCTTACCCAGCGCGAACTGGCGCGGCGGATGCCCTCAGATCCCAGTACTGTCCGGGCCATGCTGGTGCTGCTCGAAAAGCAGGGGTTGATTCAAAGAAAAACTCATCCCACCGATGCTCGTGCCAGAACCGTCGCACTGACTCCGCAGGGTGAGAAATTGTTTCAAAAGCTCTGGCAGGCTGGTGAACCCATCCGCAAGCAAATTCAGAACTCACTTCCCCCCGGCACAATTCAGGATCTCGTCCGGCTGCTTCAATGTGTGGCCACTGGTCTGAATACTGACCTCCATACAGACCTTGAAACGGTCACTTGA
- a CDS encoding alpha/beta hydrolase → MNMLTWRYLALTLLTVFAISANSTADETRLTAPPEGYDVRREGIEHGKIELIEYDSKTVGVKRKARVYTPPGYSSEKKYPVLYLLHGIGGDENEWYRQGTPEVILDNLYAEGKLVPMIVVLPNGRAAKDVGPRDPIPKQSPAFAAFEQDLLDDLIPWIEKAYSVQSDRESRALAGLSMGGGQSLNIGLKNLDTFAWVGGFSSAPNTRRPAELLDDPAAARQKLKLLYVACGDQDSLFRISEGVHKKLDEESVPHLYRVIPGGAHDFKVWKSDLYHFAQRIFRAPT, encoded by the coding sequence ATGAACATGTTAACTTGGCGATATCTGGCTCTGACTCTGCTCACGGTATTCGCGATCTCTGCGAATTCAACAGCCGATGAAACCAGGCTCACCGCTCCTCCAGAAGGCTACGATGTGCGGCGGGAAGGGATTGAGCACGGGAAGATCGAACTCATCGAATACGATTCGAAAACGGTGGGCGTCAAACGCAAAGCTCGCGTCTATACGCCTCCCGGGTACTCCTCCGAAAAAAAATACCCCGTGCTCTATCTGCTCCACGGTATCGGTGGAGATGAGAATGAGTGGTATCGCCAGGGCACCCCCGAAGTGATTCTTGATAATCTCTACGCCGAGGGAAAACTGGTGCCCATGATTGTGGTGTTGCCCAATGGCCGGGCGGCTAAGGATGTCGGGCCACGAGATCCGATTCCAAAGCAATCACCCGCCTTTGCAGCTTTCGAACAGGATCTGCTCGACGATCTGATTCCGTGGATCGAAAAAGCCTATTCCGTCCAATCGGATCGAGAATCCCGAGCACTGGCCGGCTTGTCGATGGGTGGTGGTCAATCGTTGAACATTGGCCTGAAAAACCTCGATACCTTTGCGTGGGTCGGCGGCTTTTCGTCAGCTCCCAATACGAGACGACCTGCGGAACTGCTGGATGATCCCGCGGCAGCGAGGCAGAAGCTCAAGCTGCTTTACGTGGCCTGTGGCGATCAGGACAGCCTCTTTCGCATCAGCGAAGGTGTCCACAAAAAACTCGATGAAGAGAGTGTGCCTCATCTCTATCGAGTGATCCCGGGTGGTGCCCACGATTTCAAAGTCTGGAAGAGCGATCTCTACCACTTCGCCCAGCGGATTTTTCGTGCCCCCACCTGA